The following proteins are encoded in a genomic region of Bacteroidales bacterium:
- a CDS encoding tyrosine-type recombinase/integrase gives MNELAEIENYIYRMGHSKQTARSYMYAIRNFLNSNPDAKNYRYKDVLNYMSEKVRDYKNSDTKNGILGAVKKYYDFLVDIGLRNDHPCRALILRKRKNKDIIHQDLFSSAELEMLMNREERYEKLRLKNQTLISILIYQGLTVGEMINLKINNIDFDNGTIYIKASRKFASRHLELVPKQFRIIERYARESRENLLKCETEKLLIGMRGNPITVEDINYVVETFKPLFPDRNLNPMTVRMSVIANWLNEKRIPLEQVQLMAGHKWISATARFRFTPIEEQRELINKFHPLK, from the coding sequence ATGAATGAATTAGCAGAAATAGAAAATTACATTTACCGCATGGGACATTCAAAACAGACCGCAAGAAGCTATATGTATGCAATAAGAAATTTCCTGAATTCAAATCCCGATGCAAAAAATTACAGATATAAAGATGTATTGAATTATATGTCAGAAAAAGTCAGGGATTACAAAAATTCAGACACTAAAAATGGAATTCTCGGAGCGGTAAAGAAATATTACGATTTTCTTGTTGACATAGGATTAAGAAATGATCATCCGTGTAGAGCTTTAATCCTAAGAAAGAGAAAAAACAAAGACATAATCCATCAGGATTTGTTTTCATCAGCAGAACTGGAAATGCTTATGAATAGAGAGGAACGCTATGAAAAACTGAGGTTGAAAAATCAGACATTAATATCAATACTCATTTATCAGGGTCTTACAGTCGGCGAAATGATAAATTTAAAAATCAACAATATTGATTTTGACAACGGAACTATCTATATAAAAGCTTCAAGAAAATTTGCTTCACGCCATTTGGAGCTTGTTCCAAAACAATTCCGAATAATAGAAAGATATGCTCGCGAGAGCAGAGAAAACCTTTTAAAATGTGAAACTGAAAAGTTGCTGATAGGAATGCGAGGAAATCCGATAACAGTTGAAGACATTAACTATGTTGTGGAAACATTTAAACCATTATTCCCCGACAGGAACTTAAATCCGATGACAGTAAGAATGAGTGTAATCGCAAACTGGTTGAATGAAAAACGCATTCCATTGGAGCAGGTGCAATTGATGGCAGGTCATAAATGGATTTCGGCAACAGCGAGGTTTCGCTTTACTCCGATAGAGGAACAAAGGGAGTTAATAAATAAATTTCATCCATTGAAATAA
- a CDS encoding JAB domain-containing protein, protein MQTELLFEKSELSHFETSTELAEIKVVYRNENKSKVKITNSKDVFNILNSLYDKDTIGFQEQFYMLLLNKANVFLGWTKLSTGGISGTVVDLKIIFATALKALSSAIIISHSHPSGNIKPSNEDISVTKKINDAGKLFEIKLLDHVIIAPDGSYYSFADEGTL, encoded by the coding sequence GTGCAAACAGAATTATTATTTGAAAAAAGCGAGTTAAGTCATTTTGAAACGAGCACGGAATTGGCGGAAATTAAGGTTGTGTATAGAAACGAAAATAAAAGCAAAGTTAAAATAACAAATTCCAAAGATGTGTTTAATATTTTAAATTCTCTTTACGATAAAGACACTATCGGATTTCAGGAACAGTTCTATATGCTTCTGCTTAATAAAGCTAATGTTTTCTTGGGGTGGACAAAATTAAGCACCGGAGGAATAAGCGGAACTGTGGTGGATTTGAAAATTATTTTTGCAACGGCTTTGAAAGCTTTATCCAGTGCGATAATAATTTCGCACTCACACCCCTCAGGAAATATAAAGCCGAGCAATGAGGATATTTCAGTAACAAAGAAAATAAATGATGCCGGTAAATTGTTTGAAATAAAATTGCTTGATCATGTTATTATCGCTCCTGATGGCAGTTATTATAGCTTTGCTGATGAAGGTACTTTGTAG
- a CDS encoding YccF domain-containing protein, whose amino-acid sequence MRTLGNIIWHIPFLGFLMAIWVFILGSLLVVTVIASPIGLGLIEYSKFLFTPFSKAMVSKSDLNVEQNKLWKVYSTIVRVLYFPFGLFNFIIGVFQVVGLFVSIIGIPCAIVVAKSLGIYFNPVNKKCVPISVKQELENRKAQEEVKKHLG is encoded by the coding sequence ATGAGAACACTTGGTAACATTATTTGGCATATTCCATTTTTGGGATTTTTAATGGCAATATGGGTTTTTATTTTAGGTTCATTATTAGTTGTAACTGTTATTGCTTCGCCCATAGGTCTTGGGCTTATAGAATACAGCAAATTCTTATTTACTCCATTCAGCAAAGCAATGGTAAGCAAATCCGACTTGAATGTTGAACAAAATAAACTTTGGAAAGTTTATTCAACAATAGTAAGAGTGCTGTACTTCCCTTTCGGATTATTTAATTTCATAATAGGAGTTTTTCAGGTTGTAGGTTTGTTTGTTTCTATAATCGGAATTCCCTGCGCTATTGTTGTAGCCAAATCGCTTGGAATATATTTTAATCCGGTAAATAAAAAATGCGTTCCGATATCAGTTAAGCAAGAGCTTGAAAACAGAAAAGCACAGGAAGAAGTAAAAAAACATTTGGGATAA
- a CDS encoding tyrosine-type recombinase/integrase yields the protein MKHLPIYNPVFENYYKEFYSFIKTKGYSRGKDSMYPSCVREFLFFIESKQVSEIKEITAKEIIAYHEYLLERPNQRRGGGLSDSMIKSHLFSLRLFFDFLLDTDVVDSSPARLPKFVLKKYKERNILTLEEIKQLYNACETRQDKAMLSLAYGCGLRRSELEKLDASDVHIQKGVVVIRDSKNHKSRTIPLSDNVLKDLKEYIIYERMKYININTTPEHALFINQWGRRKKGDDMNERLKQLIERTQNPEILRKEITLHCLRHSIATHLLDNGATIEFVQHFLGHSNIDTAHIYSKRRMQRLKILSQIK from the coding sequence ATGAAGCATCTGCCAATATATAATCCAGTATTTGAAAATTACTATAAAGAGTTTTATTCATTTATAAAAACAAAAGGATATAGCAGAGGCAAAGACAGCATGTATCCGAGTTGTGTCAGAGAATTTTTATTTTTCATAGAAAGCAAACAAGTAAGTGAAATAAAGGAAATCACAGCAAAAGAAATAATCGCATACCACGAATACCTGCTCGAAAGACCAAATCAAAGGAGAGGTGGTGGATTAAGCGATTCAATGATTAAAAGTCATTTGTTTTCACTCAGATTATTTTTTGATTTTTTATTGGACACAGATGTTGTTGATAGCTCTCCTGCACGATTGCCAAAATTCGTACTAAAAAAATATAAAGAAAGAAACATACTTACACTTGAAGAAATAAAACAGCTTTATAACGCTTGCGAAACAAGACAGGATAAAGCGATGCTTTCACTTGCATACGGATGCGGACTTCGAAGAAGCGAACTTGAAAAACTTGATGCTTCAGATGTCCATATACAAAAAGGAGTTGTTGTTATAAGAGACAGCAAGAATCATAAAAGTCGCACCATTCCCCTTTCCGATAATGTGCTGAAAGATTTAAAAGAATACATCATTTACGAAAGGATGAAATATATAAACATAAACACAACTCCGGAACATGCATTGTTTATAAACCAATGGGGCAGAAGAAAAAAGGGAGATGATATGAATGAAAGATTAAAACAACTGATTGAAAGAACACAAAACCCTGAAATATTAAGAAAAGAAATAACATTACATTGTCTCAGACATTCAATAGCTACTCACCTTTTGGATAACGGAGCAACAATTGAATTCGTTCAACATTTTTTAGGACATAGCAATATTGATACAGCACATATATATTCTAAAAGAAGAATGCAACGATTGAAAATATTAAGTCAGATTAAATAA
- a CDS encoding ATP-binding protein, producing the protein MYKLKAGKNIGLFFLILFTLICSAQSDKHTFTNLEDALKNPLEVQTLNLSCKHFKELPVEIEQFSNLEVLYAQNCNLESLDNIDFEKLIKLKVLDLFRNNLKELPSSICSLKNLERLELANNKLTKLPECIGNLDSLTGLFIYENELTELPESIGHLCSIQTIAVNMNKLTKLPESIGNLNSLKQIGLSENKLTKLPESFGNLKNLEGLYIQSNELKELPKSFSNLDLSSINISDNQLKTLPPSSKNKFVKDFSAWNLPIEYLPDMNSVNTKDEKFMRFYNYYKYFVENKKMKVDNASLLLINNELNKKNDNLNNIYLLLNNQILENRKENIKLKDNNDNLYTKSIILKNQISKNRKENIQIKNENKILSNTRLVLIGIALLSIVILIINSISIKRSRRKYKFEKDANEKLKKANKELEENKDELIESKKRAFISDMVMGLAHDLKTPVGNALLLSDTFRNETKFLDRTSSDKEEYVYYNNVLKSSNIIFQEMTKIKDWISGFETITNDQILNERKEINLKEYINQSIQILSFKLKMKNINYLIECNSNIKIETSPGFISQIIQNLTNNAIEHGFEGYKIKDKLIQIRIEQNNDDIVIIYQNNGKLISDDNLKRIFDEYFSTKKEGIKGLGLSYVRKVVEEGLHGSISCQSNETDGVKFVISFKN; encoded by the coding sequence ATGTACAAATTAAAAGCAGGAAAAAATATCGGGTTGTTTTTTTTGATTTTATTTACACTCATTTGTTCTGCACAAAGCGATAAACATACGTTTACAAATTTAGAAGATGCTTTAAAGAATCCATTAGAAGTACAAACACTAAATTTATCCTGTAAACATTTCAAAGAATTACCTGTTGAAATAGAGCAATTTTCTAATTTAGAAGTACTCTATGCTCAAAATTGCAACTTAGAAAGTCTAGATAATATTGATTTTGAAAAACTGATTAAATTAAAAGTTCTTGATCTTTTTAGAAATAATCTAAAAGAACTACCATCTTCAATTTGTAGTTTAAAGAATCTTGAGCGTTTAGAATTAGCAAATAATAAATTAACAAAATTACCCGAATGCATCGGAAATCTGGATTCTCTCACAGGGTTGTTTATATATGAAAATGAATTAACAGAATTGCCTGAATCCATTGGACATCTTTGCTCTATTCAAACTATAGCGGTAAATATGAATAAGCTAACAAAACTGCCAGAATCCATAGGAAACCTTAATTCTCTTAAACAGATTGGTTTATCTGAAAACAAATTAACAAAGCTACCCGAATCATTTGGGAATCTTAAGAATCTTGAGGGATTATATATACAATCCAATGAATTGAAAGAATTACCAAAATCATTTTCCAATTTGGATTTATCTAGTATTAATATATCAGATAACCAACTTAAAACCCTTCCTCCTTCAAGTAAAAATAAATTTGTAAAAGATTTCTCAGCTTGGAATCTTCCTATTGAATATTTACCTGATATGAATAGTGTGAATACAAAAGATGAAAAATTCATGCGTTTTTATAATTATTATAAATATTTTGTAGAAAATAAAAAGATGAAAGTCGACAATGCATCACTTCTTCTTATTAATAACGAACTTAACAAAAAAAACGATAATCTAAATAATATATACTTATTGCTGAATAATCAAATTTTAGAAAACAGGAAAGAAAACATAAAATTGAAAGACAATAATGATAATCTATATACAAAAAGTATTATATTGAAAAATCAAATTTCAAAAAATAGGAAAGAAAATATACAAATAAAAAATGAGAATAAAATTCTTTCTAACACAAGATTGGTGCTGATAGGCATAGCTTTACTTTCTATTGTCATTCTTATCATAAATAGTATTTCTATTAAAAGGTCCAGAAGAAAATACAAGTTTGAGAAAGATGCTAACGAAAAACTTAAAAAAGCAAATAAAGAGCTTGAAGAAAATAAAGATGAATTAATAGAATCAAAAAAACGAGCGTTTATAAGTGATATGGTAATGGGACTTGCACATGATTTGAAAACCCCAGTTGGTAATGCATTACTTTTATCGGATACATTTAGAAATGAAACTAAATTTTTAGATAGAACATCATCAGATAAAGAAGAATATGTTTATTATAATAATGTTTTAAAAAGCAGTAATATTATTTTTCAGGAAATGACTAAAATTAAAGACTGGATTTCAGGATTTGAAACAATAACAAACGATCAAATTTTAAATGAAAGGAAGGAAATAAATTTAAAAGAATATATAAACCAAAGCATACAAATACTTTCATTTAAATTAAAAATGAAAAATATTAATTATTTAATAGAATGTAATAGTAATATTAAAATTGAAACTTCCCCTGGTTTTATATCTCAAATAATACAGAATCTTACAAACAATGCAATTGAACATGGTTTTGAAGGATATAAAATCAAAGATAAGTTAATTCAAATTAGAATTGAACAAAATAATGACGATATAGTTATTATTTATCAAAATAATGGAAAGCTTATTTCCGATGATAATTTAAAAAGAATTTTTGATGAATACTTTTCTACAAAAAAAGAAGGAATTAAAGGATTGGGCTTAAGTTATGTTAGAAAGGTTGTAGAAGAAGGGTTGCATGGTAGTATATCCTGTCAAAGTAATGAGACGGATGGGGTAAAATTTGTAATCTCATTTAAAAACTAA